Within the Phycodurus eques isolate BA_2022a chromosome 15, UOR_Pequ_1.1, whole genome shotgun sequence genome, the region atagaaacaaacaaccattcgcactcacattcacacctgtgtcacagtggactttttaagcagccgctgtggtttcttagtattttaattttaatggatatttattgagactgaaagtcgatcagtcgaactgAACtaggtttctagaggggagtgagaaaagaagacaacaaaagacaaagcactagcggtaaaaaaagatgaggaaagtaaatcattatatactgtacataagacaggacagggacaggaggggaagcatgcaggacaagggtcgtgaacccagctgtacaactgaactgtggtGGGGGTGGCCATCTAAATTATAAACGTCTATAggaccatatatatatatatacatatatatatacatacatatatatatatatatacatatatatacatatatatatatatatacatatatatatacatatatatatacatatatatacatatatgtatacatacatatatacatacatacatatatatatgtatatatatacatatatgtatatatatacacatatatatatatatatatatatatatatatatacacatatatatatatacatacatatatatatatatatacatacatatatacatatacatatgtatatatatacacacatatatatacacatatatatatatatatacatatacacatatatatatatatatatacatatatatatatatatatatatacatatatatatatatatatatacatacatatatacatatatatatatatatatatacacatacatatatacatatatatatatatatatatatatacatatatatatatatacatacatatatatatacatacatatatatatatatatatgtatatatatatatatatatatatacacatacatacatacatacatatatatatatatatacatatatatatatatatatatatatatatatatatatatacatacatatatatatatatatatatatatacatacatatacatatatatacatacatatatatatacatatatatatatatacatacatatatatatacatatatatatatatacatacatatatatacatatatatatacacatatatatatatatatacacatatatacacatatatatatatatatacacatatatatatatatatacacatatatatatacacatatatatatacacatatatatatacacatatatatatatatatatatatatatatatatatatatatatatatatatatatatatatatatatatatacacacacacacacacacacacaccaaacttGAACAGTAGCATGGGTAGGTCCTCATTGAAGAATGGGAATTTGGCCAGTAAGTGTACTCAGTGATGTTTACATGTACATGACAATTGGACAATGTGTCGTCTtggtttttttaaccttttcatACCATTGATGAGCTTGTACCGAAGAGGAAACTCTTTATGAAATGAGGGCGTGGCCCTTAAAAGAGCCGTTTCAGGGATAGTGAGGCGTCGGAGTGGACTTTTACTTGGACTTGGCTGCCTTCTCGGTCTTCTTGGGGAGGAGCACGGCCTGGATGTTGGGCAACACACCGCCCTGTGCGATGGTCACTCCGCCCAAGAGTTTGTTGAGCTCCTCGTCGTTGCGGACGGCCAGCTGCAGGTGACGGGGGATGATCCTGGTCTTCTTGTTGTCGCGGGCTGCGTTCCCGGCCAACTCCAGGATCTCAGCGGTCAGGTACTCGAGCACGGCCGCCAAGTAGACGGGGGCGCCGGCACCGACTCGCTCACTATAATTGCCCTTCCGCAAGAGTCTGTGGACACGACCGACTGGGAACTGTAGTCCGGCACGGGAAGACCGAGTCTTGGACTTTGCTCTGGCTTTGCCACCGGTTTTGCCCCTTCCTGACATGCCTATTGCACTTCTTAGTTGTACAGGTTAACACTGAGTCCACAACATCATAGTGGTGATCCAGGGTATTTATGCATACAGCTGCTGCTCATTGATTGGCTCGTTGAAGCGGAGAAACTGTTGCCCAATCAGGACTATGATGCTGTCACTCCACTTTGACAGAAATTTCCACCTTGTTTTATCCTACAGCAATGTTATTCCTGGGGTATTTGTTTTGAAGTGTACATGTTATATTTTGTGTATCATCGAACAcgaaaataaaacttaaaaaatgaTAGCAAAGGTGTCGTGTTTTCAAATGCATGACGCTTTCAGTTGAAGCATGCTCCCTCTCCATGATTTAAATAATCCTTACGGATACAAGTCATCTGTTAAATTGGTGCGTACTAGTCTCTTACTTGGTTTTAGtaacatactgttgcttgcattACGCAGTatcttgttttgaaatgttttcaatctttacaaaaaaaatgcgtAGCACTtttgagatatatatatttatatatttgtgtgtaccATAGAAGACCACAATTTAACATTTCAGATCATGATGGAAAGCCTCATTTAGAGTCAAGTGCGTTGGCTCTTAAAAGAGCCGTTGTGGTGAGATAAGAAAAGCTTATGCTCTCTCCCCTCGGATGCGACGTGCCAGCTGGATGTCTTTGGGCATGATGGTGACCCTCTTGGCGTGGATGGCGCACAGGTTGGTGTCCTCGAACAGGCCGACCAGGTAAGCCTCGCTGGCCTCCTGCAGAGCCATGACGGCCGAGCTCTGGAAGCGCAGGTCGGTTTTGAAATCTTGAGCGATCTCCCTGACCAGGCGCTGGAAGGGCAGCTTGCGGATGAGCAGCTCGGTGGACTTCTGGTAGCGACGGATCTCACGGAGAGCCACGGTACCGGGCCTGTAACGGTGAGGCTTCTTGACGCCGCCGGTGGCCGGGGCGCTCTTGCGGGCCGCCTTGGTGGCCAGCTGCTTCCTGGGAGCTTTGCCACCGGTAGACTTGCGGGCGGTTTGCTTGGTTCTCGCCATTTTCGCGCTTCTCTTTACCCGACGAAAGGAAATGCGGTAGAAAAGCTACTCGAGCTGCTTTTTAAGCGCTTGGTTCGGCTGCGCATGAGCGACGCCCCCCCTCGGGCCGGCGCATCCTGATTGGTGGCCGGTCTTTTCAGGAGGTCAGCCCCGCTTGGAAGAGTGACCTCCCGCCTCAAGGCTCGTTGCCAATTGGGGGAGATTGGGTTCAAACAGGCCCCCGAAGTGCAAAGACCCCTCCGCTTTTCAAGCCTCTTTCCTGGTTGGTCTGCCTCGAGCGTCCCGCGCATTCTGCGGCTATTAAAGGAGGACTTTGAGCACCGAAGGGCACATTTTCTTCGCGTTATCACTCCGGGAAGAAGTATCAAGATGAGCGGAAGAGGCAAGACCGGCGGCAAGGCCAGAGCAAAAGCCAAGACTCGTTCCTCCCGTGCCGGACTGCAGTTCCCGGTCGGTCGCGTCCACAGGCTGCTGCGGAAAGGGAACTACGCCCAGCGCGTCGGCGCCGGCGCTCCCGTCTACTTGGCGGCCGTGCTGGAGTACCTGACCGCTGAAATCCTGGAGTTGGCCGGGAACGCAGCCCGCGACAACAAGAAGACCAGGATCATCCCCCGTCACCTGCAGCTGGCCGTCCGCAACGACGAGGAGCTCAACAAACTCCTGGGCGGAGTGACCATCGCACAGGGCGGCGTGTTGCCCAACATCCAGGCCGTGCTCCTCCCCAAGAAGACCGAGAAGGCAGCCAAGTCCAAGTAAAAGTCCACTCCGACGCCGCACTAACCCCGAAACGGCTCTTTTAAGAGCCACACACTTTCCTATAAGGGCGTTTCATTCCCTTAATTGTCCATACTTGTCAATGAGTAAGAAGTTCAAATCACAATGACGAACATAATGCAAAGTTACCAAACGCCATTCAGACAATGCAATTAATAA harbors:
- the LOC133413552 gene encoding histone H2A-like, producing MSGRGKTGGKARAKSKTRSSRAGLQFPVGRVHRLLRKGNYSERVGAGAPVYLAAVLEYLTAEILELAGNAARDNKKTRIIPRHLQLAVRNDEELNKLLGGVTIAQGGVLPNIQAVLLPKKTEKAAKSK
- the LOC133413551 gene encoding histone H3 yields the protein MARTKQTARKSTGGKAPRKQLATKAARKSAPATGGVKKPHRYRPGTVALREIRRYQKSTELLIRKLPFQRLVREIAQDFKTDLRFQSSAVMALQEASEAYLVGLFEDTNLCAIHAKRVTIMPKDIQLARRIRGERA